In Brevibacillus brevis, a genomic segment contains:
- a CDS encoding HAMP domain-containing methyl-accepting chemotaxis protein has product MRWTIGKKLTSVFALTLIILGFMGGLSIYKLYKFNHKVDELVNDWRPRLEAILQIDTALQRVYAYDRSLFTTMDAQQKAAIIRQIDEQFAVIEEKLAAYQATMAEGEEEDRKNFEGLKSAVEAYKQFNPTMVSFGKKMDLSQSVSAEDLRQLEEAKKKEDELFADRSTYTNAMIAYNRDGTTRASQESESLYQTGIRDNAILLVASILEFLVVAIWLTRSLRGPILRIVKNVREVANGNLQVEPIAVKNRDELKDLSDSVNEMTSNLQQVIGQVKTTSKQVAFTAEQLMASSEQTSQATEQIAVTVQEVATGTDRQVESVERSSASMDSLSAGIQQIAGNVKGVSETVVQVSRVAGEGNQSVQAAVRQMSAIHDTMRQLSGVVDGLGNHSEAIGQIVEVITGIAEQTNLLALNAAIEAARAGDKGRGFAVVADEVRKLAEQSSQSAGQIAQLIGTIQADTRLAVESMETGTREVQAGITVVHHAGETFGQIQSSIADVSGQIQSVSAAAEEMSAFTLQVVEAIGQIADVTRTTADGTQSVSAAAEEQLAAMQEIAASATTLSEMAEELQGMIGRFRV; this is encoded by the coding sequence ATGAGATGGACGATTGGCAAAAAATTGACAAGTGTTTTCGCACTGACTTTGATCATTCTCGGGTTTATGGGGGGCCTCTCGATTTACAAGCTGTACAAGTTCAATCATAAGGTAGACGAGCTCGTCAACGACTGGAGACCGAGGCTCGAGGCCATTCTGCAGATCGATACGGCATTGCAGCGCGTCTATGCGTATGACCGCAGCCTGTTCACCACGATGGACGCACAGCAAAAGGCGGCCATCATCAGACAGATCGATGAACAGTTTGCGGTCATTGAGGAAAAGCTGGCTGCATACCAAGCCACCATGGCAGAAGGGGAAGAGGAAGACCGGAAAAACTTCGAGGGCTTGAAGAGCGCCGTGGAGGCGTACAAGCAGTTCAATCCAACGATGGTGTCGTTCGGGAAGAAGATGGATCTGTCCCAAAGCGTGTCCGCAGAAGACCTTCGGCAGCTGGAGGAGGCCAAGAAAAAAGAGGATGAGCTGTTTGCCGACCGCTCGACGTACACGAACGCCATGATTGCGTACAATCGGGACGGCACGACACGCGCCTCTCAGGAGAGCGAGAGCCTCTATCAGACCGGCATTCGGGACAACGCCATCCTGCTTGTCGCATCGATCCTGGAATTCCTGGTCGTGGCTATTTGGCTGACCCGCAGCTTGCGCGGGCCGATCTTGCGGATCGTGAAAAACGTGAGGGAAGTGGCGAACGGAAATTTGCAAGTGGAACCGATCGCGGTCAAAAACCGTGACGAATTGAAAGACCTCAGCGATTCCGTCAACGAAATGACAAGCAATTTGCAGCAGGTGATCGGCCAGGTCAAAACGACCTCCAAGCAAGTGGCGTTTACGGCCGAGCAGCTGATGGCCAGCTCCGAGCAGACCAGTCAAGCGACCGAGCAGATCGCCGTGACCGTCCAAGAGGTGGCGACGGGGACCGATCGGCAGGTAGAGAGCGTGGAGCGCAGCTCGGCTTCCATGGACAGCCTGTCTGCGGGCATCCAGCAAATCGCCGGCAATGTGAAGGGCGTCTCCGAAACGGTCGTCCAGGTCTCTCGGGTGGCGGGCGAAGGCAACCAATCCGTTCAGGCGGCCGTCCGTCAAATGAGCGCCATCCACGACACGATGCGTCAATTGAGCGGGGTGGTGGATGGATTGGGCAACCATTCGGAGGCGATCGGCCAGATCGTGGAAGTCATCACGGGGATCGCCGAACAGACCAACCTGCTGGCGTTGAATGCGGCGATCGAAGCGGCGCGGGCGGGAGACAAGGGAAGAGGGTTTGCGGTGGTTGCCGACGAGGTCCGGAAATTGGCCGAGCAGTCTTCCCAATCCGCAGGGCAAATCGCGCAGCTCATCGGGACGATCCAGGCAGACACGAGGCTTGCCGTCGAGTCGATGGAGACCGGCACCCGGGAAGTTCAGGCCGGCATTACGGTCGTCCATCATGCAGGGGAGACGTTCGGGCAGATCCAGTCGTCCATTGCTGATGTATCCGGACAAATCCAAAGCGTTTCTGCTGCCGCAGAGGAAATGTCGGCCTTCACTTTGCAGGTCGTGGAAGCGATCGGTCAGATTGCGGATGTGACCAGAACGACGGCGGATGGCACACAAAGCGTCTCGGCAGCCGCCGAGGAACAGCTGGCTGCCATGCAGGAAATCGCCGCATCGGCTACGACCTTGTCCGAAATGGCGGAGGAGCTGCAAGGCATGATCGGGCGATTCCGCGTATAG
- a CDS encoding aldehyde dehydrogenase family protein yields MDKRHLWINGKWVEGEKYEPLHSPYTGEVLAHIAQATIEDAKKAIEGAHAAFQAFKDRPAYERAQILANAVHLLEQRKEEAARIIASEAAKPIKAARMEIVRTIQTYQFAAEEAKRIYGERIPMDAAVGGENRIGFTMRVPMGVVSAITPFNFPFNLVAHKVGPAIAAGNTIVLKPAEKTPLSALFLAELFQEAGLPDGVLQIIPGLGPELGPVLNTHPYVKNITFTGSPRVGKEIRKLAEFRKVTLELGSNSALIVDEGIDADAIMDRVVEGAFSYNGQVCISIQRIYVHRSLYETFLKKLVARTKQLVIGSPFDEKTDVTAVINKDSLERLASWIEEAVQMGAKVECGGEVQGPVMTPAVLTAVPHQAKVIQEEVFGPIVSVMPFESMEDAIRLVNDSRYGLNAGVYTRDIHRAFVCVHEIETGGVLINDIPTYRLDHMPYGGIKDSGTGREGVKFAVTEMMEEKFVSIHWR; encoded by the coding sequence ATGGATAAAAGGCATCTGTGGATCAACGGTAAGTGGGTGGAAGGCGAAAAGTACGAACCGTTGCACTCCCCGTATACGGGTGAGGTCCTCGCTCATATTGCCCAAGCGACAATAGAGGATGCAAAAAAAGCTATTGAGGGCGCCCATGCCGCCTTTCAAGCGTTTAAAGATCGACCCGCCTATGAACGAGCGCAGATTCTCGCCAACGCGGTGCATTTATTGGAGCAGCGAAAAGAAGAAGCGGCCCGAATCATCGCCTCGGAGGCAGCCAAGCCGATCAAAGCAGCTCGCATGGAAATCGTGAGAACCATTCAGACGTACCAATTCGCCGCGGAGGAAGCCAAGCGGATATACGGGGAACGGATCCCCATGGATGCAGCCGTCGGTGGAGAAAATCGCATCGGTTTCACGATGCGAGTGCCAATGGGAGTCGTTTCGGCTATTACTCCGTTCAATTTTCCTTTTAATCTGGTCGCCCACAAAGTGGGGCCGGCCATCGCAGCAGGAAATACCATCGTGTTGAAGCCGGCCGAAAAAACACCGCTCAGCGCGCTTTTTCTCGCAGAGCTTTTTCAAGAGGCAGGATTGCCGGACGGCGTGCTGCAGATCATTCCCGGGCTCGGACCGGAATTGGGGCCCGTCTTGAACACGCACCCATACGTGAAGAACATTACGTTTACAGGGAGTCCCCGAGTCGGAAAGGAAATTCGCAAGCTGGCCGAGTTTCGCAAAGTGACATTGGAGTTGGGCTCCAATTCCGCTTTGATCGTCGATGAAGGAATTGATGCAGATGCCATAATGGATCGAGTGGTCGAAGGGGCGTTTTCATACAACGGCCAAGTCTGTATTTCCATCCAGCGCATCTACGTGCACCGTTCCTTGTACGAAACGTTCCTGAAAAAGCTGGTCGCTCGCACCAAGCAGCTGGTAATCGGTTCCCCCTTCGATGAAAAGACGGATGTAACGGCAGTGATCAACAAGGATTCGCTGGAGCGTCTGGCAAGCTGGATCGAGGAAGCCGTTCAAATGGGCGCAAAGGTGGAGTGTGGGGGAGAAGTGCAGGGGCCGGTCATGACACCCGCCGTATTGACCGCTGTCCCCCATCAGGCCAAAGTCATCCAGGAAGAGGTCTTCGGTCCGATCGTGAGCGTAATGCCATTTGAATCCATGGAGGATGCCATCCGCCTGGTCAATGATTCTCGCTACGGTCTGAATGCAGGCGTGTATACCCGCGACATCCATCGGGCATTTGTCTGCGTCCATGAGATTGAAACAGGTGGAGTGCTGATCAATGACATTCCTACCTACCGATTGGACCACATGCCGTATGGCGGGATCAAAGACAGCGGGACGGGAAGAGAAGGCGTCAAGTTTGCCGTAACGGAAATGATGGAGGAAAAGTTTGTGAGTATTCATTGGCGATAA
- a CDS encoding DUF4956 domain-containing protein: MDNLLNFKDMFKKSVLKMDAFEGVSLVDLLLSLLVAFLIGMFIYYVYQKCYRGVVFSHNYNMTFVLMTIITALIIMTISTNIVLSLGMVGALSIVRFRTAVKDPMDIMYMFWAVSAGIASGAKIYSVAIIGSLVVGATIWWLTRRREATAPYLLIVHYEAAAEEEVKRRVRKMNGTLKSKSVRADITELTVELRIRDDNTAFVGEFSALEGVKDVALVSYNGDYAQ, from the coding sequence ATGGATAATTTGCTAAATTTTAAAGACATGTTTAAAAAAAGTGTGCTGAAGATGGATGCGTTCGAGGGCGTGTCTTTGGTCGATCTGCTATTGAGTTTGCTGGTCGCCTTTTTGATCGGAATGTTCATCTATTACGTCTATCAAAAATGCTACCGCGGCGTCGTTTTCAGCCATAATTACAATATGACGTTTGTGCTGATGACCATCATCACAGCCCTGATCATCATGACCATCAGCACCAATATCGTGCTCTCGCTCGGGATGGTCGGGGCGCTCAGCATCGTCCGGTTCCGTACGGCTGTCAAAGATCCGATGGATATCATGTACATGTTTTGGGCGGTATCGGCGGGCATCGCGTCGGGAGCGAAAATCTATTCGGTGGCAATCATCGGTTCCCTCGTAGTCGGCGCGACCATTTGGTGGCTGACGCGGCGGCGAGAAGCAACCGCTCCCTATTTGCTGATCGTGCATTACGAAGCGGCGGCAGAGGAAGAAGTGAAACGGCGTGTACGGAAAATGAACGGTACGCTGAAATCGAAGTCTGTACGGGCAGACATTACCGAATTGACGGTCGAGCTGCGCATACGCGACGACAATACGGCGTTTGTGGGCGAGTTTTCCGCCTTGGAAGGCGTGAAGGATGTCGCGCTCGTCAGCTACAACGGGGATTATGCACAGTAA
- a CDS encoding exodeoxyribonuclease III has product MKMVSWNVNGLRACMNKGFAEYFSKVDADIFCIQETKLQEGQITVDFADGYHSFWNYAEKKGYSGTAVFTRHEPVSVRYGLEEDQEPEGRILTLEYDSFFLVNVYTPNAKRDLSRLDYRMEWEDRFRSYLLQLDEKKPVIVCGDLNVAHQEIDIRNAKSNRGNSGFTDEERAKMSQLLQSGFLDTFRHFYPDRTDAYTWWSYMPKVRERNIGWRIDYFLASARLAPSLTDARIDAEVTGSDHCPIILELTDL; this is encoded by the coding sequence ATGAAAATGGTATCGTGGAACGTAAACGGATTGAGAGCTTGTATGAATAAAGGATTTGCGGAGTACTTTTCCAAAGTGGATGCAGACATCTTCTGTATCCAGGAGACGAAGCTGCAAGAAGGACAGATCACCGTGGATTTTGCCGACGGTTACCATTCGTTTTGGAATTACGCAGAGAAAAAAGGCTATTCCGGGACGGCGGTCTTCACCAGGCACGAGCCCGTCTCCGTGCGCTATGGACTGGAAGAAGATCAGGAGCCGGAGGGGCGCATCCTGACGCTGGAATACGATTCGTTCTTCCTGGTCAATGTCTATACCCCCAATGCCAAACGGGATCTTTCGCGACTCGATTACAGAATGGAATGGGAAGACCGATTCCGCAGCTATTTGTTGCAGCTGGACGAGAAGAAACCGGTGATTGTCTGCGGAGATCTCAATGTCGCTCATCAGGAAATCGACATCCGGAATGCCAAATCCAATCGCGGAAATTCCGGCTTTACCGATGAAGAGCGCGCCAAGATGAGCCAATTGCTCCAGTCCGGTTTCCTCGATACATTCCGGCATTTTTATCCCGATCGGACAGATGCCTATACCTGGTGGTCCTATATGCCCAAGGTCAGGGAGCGCAATATCGGCTGGAGGATTGATTACTTTCTCGCCTCGGCCAGACTGGCCCCTTCTTTGACGGACGCCCGCATCGATGCCGAAGTGACCGGCAGCGACCATTGCCCGATCATCCTGGAATTGACGGATTTGTAG
- a CDS encoding acetolactate synthase large subunit: MKATDLMVKCLENEGVQYIFGIPGEENIDLVHSLASSDQIQFVAVRHEQGAAFMADVYGRLTGKAGVCLATLGPGATNLLTGIGDANLDHAPVVAITGQAGLERMHKESHQYIDVVAMFEPVTKWSIQIKRPQTIPEIVRKAFKLAELEKPGAVHIELPEDMAADDIEAKVLPKTPLPVSVPCETSMKKALELIEKSQKPFIIAGNGVLRRKASKELQAFAEALKAPVTHTFMAKGVLPPDHPLNMYTVGLQMKDYVLCGLHEADLILAIGYDFVEYLPMYWNENNPKPIIHIDTLPAEVDEHYPVAAELVGDIPAALTYLTAHLKGTKEWMPGGELHQKLVQELTHIHKEEASPSASGGARIKPKTILDEVAKIATDNTIVISDVGAHKLWIARNYQPKLPNRVVISNGFATMGIAVPGAIGAKLACPDDPVICITGDGGFLMNGVEVETAKRLGVAFTILLLNDSKYGLIDWKLKNRFDASYGVEFANPDFVRFAESFGITGIRVNHVTELEAALQKALSMKEIVLVEIPVDAEENLKLSQHLGKMVCRL, encoded by the coding sequence ATGAAAGCTACGGATTTGATGGTCAAGTGCCTGGAGAATGAAGGTGTACAGTACATTTTTGGCATTCCTGGAGAAGAAAATATCGATCTGGTCCATTCGTTGGCTTCCTCTGACCAAATTCAGTTTGTGGCAGTCAGGCATGAGCAAGGGGCGGCCTTCATGGCAGACGTTTACGGCAGATTGACAGGGAAGGCCGGTGTTTGCCTGGCGACCTTGGGGCCGGGGGCAACCAATTTGCTGACTGGCATAGGCGACGCCAACCTGGACCATGCCCCCGTGGTTGCCATTACCGGACAAGCCGGGTTGGAGCGGATGCACAAAGAATCGCACCAATACATTGACGTAGTCGCCATGTTTGAGCCGGTAACGAAATGGTCGATCCAGATCAAGCGGCCGCAGACGATCCCGGAAATTGTGCGGAAAGCTTTTAAGCTGGCGGAATTGGAGAAACCGGGAGCCGTACACATCGAGCTGCCTGAAGATATGGCAGCAGACGACATCGAGGCGAAAGTGCTTCCGAAAACGCCGCTGCCAGTGTCAGTTCCCTGTGAGACGAGCATGAAAAAGGCGTTGGAGCTGATCGAGAAAAGCCAAAAGCCGTTCATCATTGCGGGCAATGGCGTGCTAAGGCGAAAGGCATCCAAGGAATTGCAGGCTTTTGCCGAGGCGTTGAAGGCTCCCGTCACTCATACATTTATGGCAAAAGGAGTGTTGCCCCCCGACCATCCTTTGAACATGTACACGGTCGGGCTGCAAATGAAGGATTATGTCCTGTGCGGGCTTCATGAGGCGGATTTGATCCTCGCGATCGGCTACGATTTTGTGGAATACTTGCCCATGTACTGGAATGAAAACAACCCCAAGCCGATCATCCACATCGATACGCTGCCCGCCGAGGTAGACGAGCATTACCCGGTCGCGGCCGAGTTGGTCGGAGATATCCCAGCCGCTTTGACATATCTGACGGCACATCTCAAAGGAACAAAAGAGTGGATGCCTGGCGGCGAGCTTCACCAAAAACTCGTGCAGGAGCTGACACACATCCATAAAGAGGAAGCATCCCCTTCGGCCAGCGGGGGAGCAAGGATCAAGCCAAAGACCATTCTGGATGAGGTCGCCAAAATCGCCACAGACAACACCATTGTGATATCCGATGTAGGCGCCCATAAGCTTTGGATCGCAAGGAATTACCAGCCCAAGCTCCCGAACCGCGTAGTCATCTCGAATGGCTTTGCCACCATGGGGATCGCCGTACCGGGAGCGATCGGCGCGAAGCTGGCCTGTCCCGACGATCCGGTCATCTGCATTACGGGTGACGGCGGTTTCCTGATGAATGGAGTGGAAGTGGAGACAGCCAAACGTCTGGGCGTCGCATTCACCATCCTTCTCCTGAATGACTCAAAGTACGGGTTGATTGATTGGAAGCTGAAAAATCGTTTTGACGCAAGCTACGGGGTAGAATTTGCGAACCCGGATTTCGTCCGTTTCGCCGAAAGCTTTGGCATCACCGGCATACGTGTCAACCACGTCACGGAGCTGGAGGCGGCCCTGCAAAAAGCGCTGAGCATGAAAGAGATCGTTCTCGTGGAAATTCCCGTGGATGCCGAGGAAAACCTGAAGCTGAGCCAGCACTTGGGGAAGATGGTTTGCAGGCTGTAG
- the glsA gene encoding glutaminase A — protein sequence MRQADKQTLQRILDENRKYTAMGKVADYIPELRRANPAALGLTVAAKDTGIASVGDCDTTFTLQSISKVISLLVALLDHGPEKVFAKVGMEPSGDPFNSIIKLETMNHHKPLNPMINAGAIAVASMISGRNVEERFQRVCGLIRMMTGNNGISLSEQTYQSEKATGDRNRALAYFMKSTGIIESDVEEALDLYFRLCSIEVRCSDLAKIGLYLANWGRMEGSDSLQIDPCLVQILLTIMVTSGMYNASGEFAIHVGIPAKSGVSGGIMAVVPNRMGIGVIGPAIDDKGNSVAGIRVLEDLSKTFGLHLFSEREERRIIP from the coding sequence ATGAGACAAGCAGACAAACAGACGCTTCAGCGCATCCTGGATGAAAACCGCAAGTACACGGCAATGGGTAAGGTCGCCGATTATATTCCGGAGCTGCGACGCGCGAATCCCGCCGCCCTTGGCCTTACAGTCGCCGCAAAGGACACGGGCATCGCTTCCGTGGGAGATTGCGATACGACGTTTACCTTGCAAAGCATCTCGAAAGTGATCAGCCTGCTGGTTGCCCTGTTGGACCATGGACCTGAGAAGGTATTTGCCAAGGTCGGCATGGAACCGAGTGGAGACCCGTTCAACTCGATCATCAAATTGGAAACAATGAACCATCACAAGCCTCTAAACCCAATGATAAACGCCGGAGCGATCGCCGTTGCCTCCATGATTTCCGGCAGGAATGTAGAAGAGCGATTTCAGCGCGTGTGCGGGTTGATTCGAATGATGACCGGGAACAACGGCATTTCCCTGAGTGAACAGACGTACCAATCGGAGAAGGCGACAGGAGATCGAAACCGCGCACTCGCTTACTTTATGAAAAGCACCGGCATTATTGAAAGCGATGTAGAAGAGGCGCTCGATCTGTACTTTCGACTTTGTTCCATCGAGGTACGGTGCAGCGATCTGGCGAAAATCGGGTTGTATCTGGCCAATTGGGGGCGTATGGAGGGAAGCGATTCCCTGCAGATTGATCCTTGCTTGGTACAGATTCTCCTGACGATTATGGTGACATCCGGCATGTATAATGCTTCCGGTGAATTTGCCATCCATGTGGGCATTCCCGCCAAAAGCGGCGTCAGCGGCGGAATCATGGCCGTGGTGCCGAACCGCATGGGCATCGGGGTCATTGGTCCCGCGATCGATGACAAAGGAAACAGTGTGGCTGGAATCAGGGTGTTGGAGGATTTGTCCAAGACATTTGGATTGCATCTGTTTTCGGAAAGGGAAGAGCGGCGGATCATCCCCTGA
- a CDS encoding polyphosphate polymerase domain-containing protein, whose product MHVNGKKLRHEQKYYINPQDYIATRNRLRTLMSLDRHSVSDEGYHIRSLYFDNLSETALYDKNNGVYQRKKYRIRIYNLSDGIIKLERKSKWNEYVLKEAASLTRQQTDRLLSGDAEWLRGEDHPLLADFYRDWKQNALKPSVSVDYIREAYIDEMSDTRITFDKRLAAGFHSALLFDRDLQTWEAIEGPRLILEVKFRQFLPHMIRSLLQMTAHQRSTISKYVLCKERQKIYTR is encoded by the coding sequence ATGCACGTGAACGGAAAAAAGCTGCGCCATGAGCAAAAATATTATATCAACCCGCAAGATTACATTGCGACACGCAACCGGCTTCGGACGTTGATGTCGCTTGACCGCCATTCTGTAAGCGACGAAGGCTATCACATTCGCAGCCTGTATTTCGACAACCTATCGGAAACGGCGCTGTATGACAAAAACAATGGGGTGTATCAGCGGAAAAAATACCGGATTCGCATTTACAACCTAAGCGACGGCATCATCAAGCTGGAGAGAAAAAGCAAATGGAACGAATACGTCCTCAAGGAGGCAGCCAGCTTGACGCGGCAGCAAACAGACCGGCTCCTGAGCGGCGATGCGGAATGGCTGCGAGGGGAAGACCATCCGCTGCTTGCCGATTTCTACCGGGACTGGAAGCAGAACGCGCTCAAACCGTCCGTGAGTGTCGACTATATCCGGGAAGCGTACATCGATGAGATGAGCGATACGCGTATTACGTTTGACAAGCGGCTGGCGGCGGGATTCCACTCTGCCCTTTTGTTTGATCGTGATTTGCAGACCTGGGAGGCGATTGAAGGGCCGCGCCTCATTCTGGAAGTGAAATTCAGGCAGTTTTTGCCCCATATGATTCGTTCCTTGCTGCAAATGACTGCCCATCAGCGTTCCACGATATCCAAATATGTATTGTGCAAGGAACGACAAAAAATTTACACCAGATGA